A stretch of Ipomoea triloba cultivar NCNSP0323 chromosome 13, ASM357664v1 DNA encodes these proteins:
- the LOC116001743 gene encoding small heat shock protein, chloroplastic — MASLLALRRATTASSALFNRLVNPVRHASAAPSVFRSFNTNTQMKEYDDDDRSVDFDRRSDRSLSRRRDAFPSFFSDVLDPLSPTRSVSQLLNMMDQFMDNPLAWKTRGLSPYTVREDDDVLCIKMDMPGLDKDNVKIRVEQNTLVIKGEAEAEEKEDDADQYARRRYSTRLEIPPNLYKLDAIKAEMKNGVLKVAIPKVKEEERKDGFQVKID; from the exons ATGGCTTCTTTATTGGCACTCAGGAGAGCCACAACCGCCTCCTCAGCTCTGTTCAACAGACTCGTCAACCCTGTCCGCCACGCCTCCGCCGCTCCCTCTGTTTTCAGATCATTCAACACCAATACGCAGATGAAGGAATATGACGACGATGATCGCTCTGTCGACTTCGATCGCCGCTCCGATCGTTCCCTTTCTCGCCGTCGTGACGCGTTTCCTAGCTTCTTTTCAG ATGTGTTGGATCCATTGTCGCCGACGAGGAGCGTGAGCCAGCTGCTGAACATGATGGACCAATTCATGGACAATCCGTTGGCCTGGAAGACTCGCGGGTTGAGTCCCTACACCGTGAGGGAGGATGACGACGTCCTCTGCATCAAGATGGACATGCCGGGACTGGACAAGGACAATGTGAAGATAAGGGTGGAGCAGAACACGCTGGTGATCAAAGGCGAAGCGGAGGCGGAGGAAAAGGAAGACGACGCGGATCAATACGCACGGCGGAGGTACTCGACGAGGCTGGAGATTCCACCGAATCTGTACAAGCTTGACGCGATCAAGGCGGAGATGAAGAACGGAGTGTTGAAGGTGGCGATTCCGAAGGTGAAGGAGGAAGAAAGGAAGGATGGTTTCcaagttaaaattgactga